The sequence AGTGTAAAATTAACTCTAGAACtagtaaatattgtaattcaatGTTTTATCCGACCCTTTCATAAATATTAAGCCTCATAAGCACCCTAACTACAACTCATTAAATAGCTGTTGATTTGTAATCAATCGTCTTGCATCATATGCACATATATTGATTCTAACATTTCAAACTTCATTTTGATAATAAAGTAACAGTAacacattcaaaataaatttcgcCTCCAAGTTTCGTTAAACAATATTTTGCATTTTCGCTAACTTCTTTAGAATGCTTCTATATGCATACATACTATTTTCAAAAACACAGACAAACCACTGCAAAGATCTGATTTCATCAGACCCTGATGAGGACTTGCCAAATGTTGGGTATCTTTAGCCTGGACAccctatatattataattatatatataattatgcagtatataataattatgattatattaataattatacattatatattattaaattattctattttgcaATATACAAATAAGTAGTAATTAACTTTACTgatcaaatttttctgttatatttttaaaaacaacactaCAATACGCTAAATATGATTAGCACTACACAAATAATACAAACAAGTTcttcagttaagaaaatattataacactttatcattttataaacaaattgttagggatgtaggatgtagagggtatactgaaatgaaacgactagcactagatagggaatcttggagagctgcatcaaaccagtcaaatgactgaagacaaaaaaaaaaaatcattttatacttacttttatggAATAATGAAGGTGTGACAACAAAGGTATCATAAATCAAACTGTTGCTGTTCAAtggaaattcattaatattaataatatgttataaaattagttttatattttttttaacttcaaaatgaaGTTAAACTCTGTtccaatttcaaatttgtaagcaaaaatgtttttaccattTGGTATACATTgatataataagattaaattaaataatagatgatGATTTTCCTGCCGTGCACTGGATTTAAAACCAGTTCAGATGAAACAAATGTTATCAAGTAACGATtgtagaaaggaaaagaataactaCAAAACAATTCTGGACAGATTCTTCAAGCTACAACTGTTCAATTCAACATTGACTTCCTTACTAGCAAAACAATACTACTCATtattagttaacaatttttttaaaagttataatagtgataaaatacaataattcaatttccacttataaatataatttttaaaatctttagttCTTCCATTTATGAGAAAGTGTTTCATCGAGCAGCTAGTTAACTGCATAAACAGAATTACCATATCTCattaaataaagtgatttttttttacgttaaaatatatattggcaCAATATGacacttaaaatgaaaaatatctagtatttaattagaagttaataactacttaaaattattaaaatagaataataattatctaagGCTGAAGCCAATTTTTACCAAACTGAATTTACAGCCTGAATCACTAATATCTGAAGGATAATGCCTTcagcaaataaatgtatttgttatgcAACAATATCaggttattacattacatttcaagattcatacattttttctaacaatAGATAAATCGACGAGGTTCATTTTGGACAAACataaagaaaacataacaaaagttttaaactgaACACCAcaccaaagtaaaaataaaaaattaaatacatacgagttctgtaaactttttataacatcTCTAATTCTGGCAGTTTcttgtgtatatttttcaataagtgcTTGTTCATGATCAGCTGTCTTCAATTCACTTTGTAATACACTATTTaaatatgatcttttttttttttttttgtcttcagtcatttgactggtttgatgcagctctccaagattccctatctagtgctagtcgtttcatttcagtataccctctacatcctacatccccaacaatttgttttacatactccaaacgtggcctgcctacacaatttttcccttctacctgtccttccaatattaaagcgactattccaggatgccttagtatgtggcctataagtctgtctcttcttttaactatattcttccaaatgcttctttcttcatctatttgccgcaatacctcttcatttgtcactttatccacccatctgatttttaacattctcctatagcaccacatttcaaaagcttctaatcttttcttctcagatactccgattgtccaagtttcacttccatataaagcgacactccaaacatacactttcaaaaatcttttcctgacatttaaattaatttttgatgtaaacaaattatatttcttactgaaggctcgtttagcttgtgctattcggcattttatatcgctcctgcttcgtccatctttagtaattttacttcccaaataacaaaattcttctacctccataatcttttctcctcctattttcacattcagtggtccatctttgttatttctactacatttcattacttttgttttgttcttgtttattttcatgcgatagttcttgcgtaggacttcatctatgccgttcattgtttcttctaaatcctttttactctcggctagaattactatatcatcagcaaatcgtagcatctttatcttttcaccttgtactgttactccgaatctaaattgttctttaacatcattaactgctagttccatgtaaagattaaaaagtaacggagatagggaacatccttgtcggactccctttcttattagggcttctttcttatgttcttcaattgttattgttgctgtttggttcctgtacatgttagcaattgttcaaTTGTTCAAATATGATCTAACATCACTAATTTTCACTGATTTCCAGCTGCATACAGCATCTACAACTTCAAGCGGTGATAGTAACcgttctttttctaaaaataccaaaaataatcaagctttaatgaaaaaaacaatatgaaattctgttttgtatttaatttaaaataaggatcTATAAAAATGGCAGAATGACCGATAGACTAACCTATTCGGTTAATGCTACAACCATGTTTTGAAAAGTatgagataatataaaaaatgaaattacaaagttaaaactaatagttttaaaacatataacttGAAGATACATTTGGGAGCTAATTTTACAATACTGATGACTGAAACAAATTtcatgtacataaaaaacaataattttatttttctcttatcttgTTTGAATTTTCAGTAACACAAATGTGTCTGCACATTGAATTTAGCTATGTAATATAAAGCAGtgcattatttcataatataatacgATTCCAATTTCATAGCTCTCTTTCTAATGAttcacagttattttattttaattcagtccaTTGATCAAGGTTActgttaatgaaattactttcttcTGTCAGCTTTACATAGTTAGTTTTTGTATGTAACAAATTCATGAATTCATCAAGCTATGATTGCAGATGAATGCCTGCTGTAAACTTACATGGAAATTGATTTCAGAATTACTCCATCAATTCAATGTGCCATTCATTGAAAATGCTTACTTGGATAGTTTAAGGTAAATAGAATGTGTGTTAGAAAATGTATTTGAAGACAGTTCATTTTGAGAAAGAGTATGGGTTCAAGAGAGGCCATTCTGGCCATCAGGCTAGCTTTAGAAGACAGGCTTAAACAAATAAAGCTATCTGCATTATATTTATAGAGCTtgagaaggcatttgataatacagaattgaacaaaatgtttaatatttttaagaaaattggattgaaatatagggaaataaaacatatataaactaaGCAAAAATCAGGTAGCATGTTATAAGAATAGAAGATGAGGCTAAAAGCAAGTCCTGGTTCAAAAAGGAGCGAGTGAACAAGCACTTCTGGTAGAATGACCGATAAAGTAAACTGTTTGGTTAACATTGTAagcatgttttgaaaaatattcatgccaaagaaatggacaaaatttgtaaagttctGGGGGACTAAACAACTCTAGAGAAGACACAATTCACGGACACAATTAGAAGACACAATTCAAGACACAATTAGAAGACACAATTCAggaattaaagatgaaaattgaggaggaaaaagttatgttaaaattcacaatttttttttggcaaaaaccAAGGTGAGTTACAAGCCTGAATGGCATGGATTTATTACTGCTAGGGGAGAAATTCAGGCTAaggataaataagagtaaaataaaaataatgaaatatgacagaaaggaggataataaattaaacattaaaacagaatataatatacaaactCATAGAATCTTACTACTtatgaagcaaaattaaaaagaagtccaaaatgaagtagaaatcaaAAGCAGACTGGGACAAGAAAAGAcagcatttatgaaaaaaagaagccTGCGAGTCAAATATATATCTATGAATTAGAAAGAGattcttgaaattattattgtagaaagTAGTAGCACTTATAATTGTGAATATGGACATAGGAAaagcagaaaggaaaagaatattaaGATATCTAAGTTTAGTTTGGTGACAGTGACAAATAGCGGTGATAGAAAACAAGATTGGGAAATATAAAACAGATAGTTGAtcatgtaaaattagaaaatatgttgaGGTTACAAAATTAGAATAGAATTGAGAATTTCATCAAATCAACTGACtggtgacttaaaaaaaaaacaaacaatttctgtatttttttcttcagattttttatgGAATCATGCtaatgaaatggataaaattttcaagtttttaactcTGGAGAATacatgaataaagttttattcaaccAGAAGTAAACTCCAATGTAAATAcatgcaaatataataaaaacagtttgtgaTGAAGTGTTTATAACATTCATTGATGAAAAAGTACGTGTTAATTTTTTGTGTGGTTTTAGAGCGGCGATGCATTAAGATTTGGGGAGGCCTTTTAcatcatcaaatataaaaatttctgattatgCAGTCTTATTTTGTAGACTTGAAAATTTCAGCTAATATGATTATTGATAAACTTAATCAGTTAAATGTGCTGGGTACTATGAGTAGCTAGTTATTATACAAAAGATGTCAGTAAAGTGAGTgccaaatatttaatgtaaacaagaaatgaaaatgaatcagcaaaatcacacttttttttataataaggaaAGTGTCTGATCTAaagttcaaaaatttcaaaaaccatttatttttttatggttactgGTAAAAGGAgctttttaggaaaaatattcataGCAAAAGAAGCTGTGGAAAGACATtctctttttacagaaaaatgcatTTGCCACATAAGGTTGACAAAAGTGTATGTTTTGAAAAATCTGCAGTTGACCATTGACATTCACCACACTAGTGTATATCATTATGACAATTTCAGTgactactaattaaaattatgctgGCTTATTAATATTGTGGTTATTGAGCCACATATAGAagtattaataacagttaataataGTATCTATAACACCAAGTATTTCATTAAGAAGATATGGAGGTACATTTGGATTTCTAGCACCGGCCCAAAGTGCTTGAATCCAAAGACTAGAATCTTGATTACCAAATCTGCGGCAACAAGTAATCACATTCTGGTAATCTTTTTGACATAAATGGTATTGTAATATTTGCTGGTACCTGAAACCaagaaaaataagtacattattaGTTAGGGACATTTTAAACACTTTACAAAACTAATCACagtcatgaaaaaatatattcttaattattctgtaaagtaGTTAATAAATCTACTATAAGATTGTATCCATAATATTCTgaactgggggggggggggccaTGAATTTTAACCACGTTTAGTATATGATGCAGTACTAGGTAGGTACTAGCATCTGATATACTAGTATGTGTAGTGATCAGTGTGCCACAATTGCATGgaggtaaatgtaaaaatgagagCATTGTAACTCATTTGTTATCATTGTACATGTATTGTCAGGGATTTTCAAGATGGATGTAAAAGATGAATAATACatttgcacaaaattttattcaatctcaGAAATGTTTAACTCAGTTCaggcagttaataattattttgaagctATCTTATAGATTAGTTCACACAGTTAAGAAACACATACATCTGAAGTGTGATCAAATTCTTCATGTACAGTAAAACATCAGCAGTTTGCAGGTATCAATGTCAGGCTATTTATGAATGTCATTATCACCAATTCCACTTTCAATTCAATGTACAAAGTATATACTGATGCAAATCCCATAATAATATACACTTCTTGAAATGTATTGCTTTTCTGAAAATGGTTTTGCATTACTACcctccaaaatattttatgtaccacCTCATATGCTTATTGTAGACAATTTATATATTCCttgagaattaattatataataattgtgtaggtttaataaaaaaatgtatagagtataaagctaattttttgttaacttcgctacaaacaatatatattaaaactgttttggttgactttaaaattaaaaagtaacacacCACTACACCTAAACTAAGAAGTCTGATATTATAGACTTTTTAAGCAGTTCTAACacaatttttaacttgaaaataaagaactacaaaaattaaaagttttcagtaGTAGATGACATATTTACGTTATTCAACTCATCTCAAGAAAATAACTGCACTTTACAATTCATaaagttaattgtttaaaatattttcttatttttcaaataaactaaaaaaatatttttctttaattctaaaacaggtattttttacataaaattctaggacaataatataatttttaaggaaatactTACATTTTATTCTCCTCATAAAGATATAGGAGCCCTGCTCGGAAATTGACAGCTTGACACAAAATAAGAGCATGATGTTTATCACAATTGGAATCAGGTGATTCAAGTAACCTCATAATTTTCTGTTCATATTGTAATCGATTCATTGTATCGCTTAATTTATACCAGATCTGTAGGTAATGTTCAATCAGTGTATTGTAGATAAGTGTACCCCATTTGTTAGAATTctaaaacacaaattatataacaaaaatatgccaaataaattttctaaaaagtcaTATAATGTAagaatctgtatatataaattatttagaatttttaaaaaatcttgtgcAATTCTGAACAAAACaccaactttttgttattttattctattttcaagttccaacttgcagcatcataacgaactatGATTATAACTAGCCTCgctcaaatttttttacccttacgtataactcaagaacaactcaatTAATCTATCATCCTTTCAAATGCGCAAATTTagatacactactatagcatatctaaatttcaatgaaattaaaattactataaaaattaaaattagaattaaattaaaattaaaagtaaaatttttttactataaaaattaatatttagtctagtagttttggagagtTTTGAGCccaaaagtttatacatagaCCTGTAAATGAATATTAGTagaccccaatttaagtgaatgatattttcattcCCCTCCCTACGACTACCACTATGCATTTCTATATAGGTTTTGGTTATGTGACTTCATGAATGTTCTCTAATACTAATGAAATCATTCAATGAATTATTCTgcaatttttagttgttttatatatatttgaagaacTTTTTACATTATGTCTCAGTAAAGTattctaaagtatttttattcttaatgcaTCATACTAAATTGTTTGAGCTCTCTTTTTCTCACACATAATCCCTCTCAAAAATTCTCAATCTATTGGGTTTTAGCTTTCatatatttactttgaaaaacAATTGATTAGGAAACAGCCAATTCTCccgatgaaattttataataattgtactaaaaaaaaaacgttaaatatacTTTTGTCCCTGCCGTTGCAGGAGGAGGAAGGTTTTGTGTAGCAGAtctgtttatattttgatttataaatttactccAGAATGGCTGTATCAGTTTTCATTATCATGAAACTCATGCCAATTAAGTACATTgggcttataaaattatttgaagaaaataaaattgtagaaggTAAACCGGTTTCTCCAAACCAAAacatcaaacatttttgaaaatcatctaatggaatatcaaataataataatacaggaaAAATAGACTTCAGATTTGTGTGTTGTTGGGTTTCATTATAATGATATGCTTGAAAAATAGTCATgaaagttcaaaaaaaattatattttacaaaaataatcatgaaaatataacaaacattaaattagtaaaaaaattattatgaattggctatctgaaaataaaattttttttgtaggaattaTTGGTAATCAGTAACCgcagttgaatttaaaaaatatattacttgaatattatttttcctacatttaaaaaactgcGAATCatctaatgttaatataaaataaaaaatgatatgataTTACAAGACTTTACTAAACATATTTCAACTGATTTTCCATTCCATAGCACACTGTTTCACAACAAATAGGTACATTAAACTGTTTCTTTACATTATCTCTTCCATTGTTTCATTGTGACTGTGACACATATAAAATACCTAATGTATCAAAAATATCAGTCGAGTTACTTACTTGGagagtaattatgtttattacacaCTAGTGCCCAAGTGGTAAAACAGAGGGTAGGTGTGCTTGTCGGGTTAAATATCAGTTATATTTTGGTGGGTTTTTAATACTGTTTGGAAACCACTGTAATCCTCACTTTCCTAGTAAGCCTTGTACAATAGGGTCTTGTTGTTCTTGAGAATGACTGCATCGTTTTGGAGAGTGGCTTGTAACCCATGTCAAATTACCTACACCTATTATGGTTATAACACTTAAAAGTTGTATAACAGTTAACAATTCCAATTCTGAGCTTGGATTTGGCACTTTTCATCGGTCAACATTTACTCCATTTTTTCTCCTTGTGCAAAAAGCTTATATATATGAACTGCCTAATAAGTAGGAGAAAAAAATCTATTGATCATTTtagtaaatgtttgaatttttgctagattgaattaaaaaagattggtttttaaagattttatttatatgttaatccattatggattatttttttattatgtttgcttattcttttcaaattaagtttAGGTTCTCTTCCaccatttattatatacatacatacacattaacatacattttattaaaggtaCATTTTAGTGTActgcaattaattattaacacaaaatcattaacaacaaaatagcGAGCTTGAAAGTTTTACCAGTTTATATAAAGAGCTTTTCATTCATatagattaacaaaaatcatGTATATACACATCGCATAAGAAGCGTAATATAGATTGACCAACTTAAATGAGAATTTGTGGGGTCCATgttttcatcatcagttataaaatactatattaggTAATTCATTACAATTGTTACTCATAAAAACACATTGATAAAAatctagaatatattttaaaagaatcttgtcattagaaaaatcacaaaagtgatttagatatatttttatttattaacctaaaatgagtgtgaaatgtaatttaacatgTAGATTTTGATTGAAATTAGACGGCTTgtgaacaaatttaaatgaatgcatgtttattttattataaaaaaaccttgaaaaaataCTAGTTCAAGAAATTTTACCCAGTgcaatgttaatatattttcatatctaTAGCATTAACTAAAATTACCATGCAGAGTATAGATATTTAACACTGTTTCCTTAGGAGTGGTAAAAATTGATGTATTATCAATAAGCCAAGAATGAATAAACCAGCATGAATACTCACAGCCTACGTGTAATGTTAACTTGAGTTGTCATAATAGTCATTCTGCTATGTTGATCATCTTTGTCAACCCACCGGCTTTTATTGTTCACTTTTTCTACCTGGTTAACTACTTTTAAAACTGGTACCAGTCACTTTGTCACTTCAGTTTCATAGTGAAAAGTTTGTTCTACCTGCTGCAGAATTATTCTAGAATTATATTCTCTCTCTAGGAATTGCATAAGGGCCTAGATGCTTTTAAATACCatgtttttgttatataacattttggtttattttcaaagTCTGATATCCTGATGTAAacagatctatttatttttttcatttcaaacataTATCAAATGGTACATAATGAAAATTGATTATGATATAGAAACctgattatcataaaattataaaataactgtttagaaaagtaatattaattgtttttaatctaagggaattgcataaaattacatatggacaatttcattaaaatataaaaaaaaatcatctctttattccacttaaattattgttctatttaCAGCATTTTTCATTAAGTTACTGTATACATTAGTATTATCCCTTCAAATATGTTGAattgtaaaataactaaaaaaatacaatttttttatttatcacctcCCAAGCCCTgataagtagtagtagtagtagtagtagtagaataCTAAAACACTTCTAATTTTGaactatatttgaatttaaattaattagctgattttatttttaggtagatttcataagaaagctatcctccagaccccaaaactagtgtcagctcaaaagtttatatgtacaagtttatatatatttcactttcttgtggactctataactgccgtaattttgtgccggTAACTTTCCAATTGtgccttaaaaataactcatcccaaaatctcgGATGTGTTTggtaatggccaaaatcggaccatcggggtggaaatggaggggcttttacaaaaaaataacttataactttcttattaagtaaaatattgacttcatttaaagttcctactattctttggataaggccctaaaacttatctaagtaaatttttttttatatcaccaaccattggcccaaggggtttcaaagacaaaaaagaatcatacctcgcttaataggcacagtatcaaatcggtttaaattgattttgggatgagttatttttaaggaacattacctaaaacttttgtctgtaacaatttgtaaaatgaccaacccttacgacaagggataaccaaaatgttgctggaattataagaagatgatgcttgtcgtatgctaaacatgcgaaactttttttcacatgcaaccattgacatattgagtaaattttgaagtttttcttaactttaggtggaaatcttttttatctcctacttagcaccggtgaaatctacctccaccttctggcATGCTAAAAGGgatctttttaattgaaattttttattagagtttagaatttctttatctttgtttCGACATGCAAACAATAAAACtaagaagaaaaactgaaaacctgtttttataataatctaaaaactataacatttattcattgtttgtgtatttatttttcttttaaatataaattcacgtgtgaaaaatgttattgcaGGTAAATGGTGTGTAAAAAATTGGAATcttgttttttagtaaaataaaaagcatgAAACTTTAATCTGTGAGTAGTAAGGGGTGAGTAGAGCATAACATTGTTAATAAAGCACaggatttgttttataaaataattatataaaacttttaaaattatatataattcttggATGACataaattttgcacttttttatatactattttaattattatatttgacaactctaaaaaatatttttattagatgattttataataaaatcactgCTGTTATGAATTTACTGAAGCAACTCTGTTATCAGATATGCTTCAGCCAAACCTATTCAATTCTagccacatatttttattttatatggataCTTACTGCGTCACTTTTCAGCAGTTTTAACACTGTAAATAatctaaatctttaaattatacaaaatttaatttatatgaggaTCCTATAACTTCAGACCTTATTATGCATTCTCTTAATAAGCATCATCTATATTTGTTTTCCAGACAgacctgtaattttttaatctgataaaaaaaaagatcctaCTAAGTACCATTGTCATCTCACAACAATTTAGTATACACACCAGTCATGAATGATGATGGTATTACATGCATATTTATTAAGGGATTAATACGAAAATATATGCTGTGAAATAAAAGAAACGTACAGTGATGattgtaactttattattttttgtatcaaataatcatgttattagaaaaacctttatttatttttttatatttaattatttaaaaaaaaaaattactgggaattctttctttaaaatgatactttactttttaaaaaactgacaatgagaaatgctttgaaattttttgtgcgtgtgtgtacagcagaaaaaaatggaatttctttGTGGCAAAATATTCTAAATCTTACTGATTataaaagatgtataaaattGCTTTAAAGTAAACTGTATGGGAATGAAATTGTTATAGTGAATTTCTATATAGACTGAATTTAGAAAATGAGGTGTGTTAGGTTgaaggaattaaaagaaaaataaataaaatatttcttaaagatgGAAGAGTTCTCGGTGGTAAAAAATAGACTTATGAGTTAAACTATAAATCTATTGTAGTTACTATTGAAATGtcattaaaagaatatgtatatagTCTTTAAGCTATGAGAAAAACAATATGGGCATTTTTTCACAGATTGTTCATCGATGACAATCCACCAAAAGGCCTGTACCCCAGAAGTAACAAACTCagggtataaatattttaaagaatcatGAAAATTACACCGA comes from Lycorma delicatula isolate Av1 chromosome 3, ASM4794821v1, whole genome shotgun sequence and encodes:
- the LOC142322373 gene encoding vacuolar protein sorting-associated protein 11 homolog isoform X2, coding for MTVSVFWDLYCAAPERHDTCEHSSEAKAFHDYGFVNSGYGVNGISHNSNKWGTLIYNTLIEHYLQIWYKLSDTMNRLQYEQKIMRLLESPDSNCDKHHALILCQAVNFRAGLLYLYEENKMYQQILQYHLCQKDYQNVITCCRRFDQSHFKDLDAKLATISLNFHQFISYVSIPFINSAE